One genomic segment of Terriglobia bacterium includes these proteins:
- a CDS encoding ABC transporter permease: protein MSRLKQLLGRRRIYNDLADEIRSHLDERIEELVADGMPRKEAGAAARREFGNVTLIEERGREVWQWPSIESFFADVRFAIRLLRKTPAITAVALLSLALGIGANTAVFSLMNAVMLRMLPVRNPEELVQLQFQSPLSPNPRVSYTNPIFEQLRERQDVFSGLIAWSPQRFDLTDGGVADYVRGMYAGGGYFQTLGVQPASGRLFTPSDDRRGCSGAAVLGYDFWQQHFAGSEGAIGSMLRLNSHEFPVIGVAQAGFFGTDIGSRFDVALPVCSEAIMRGKNSLLDERAGWWLLVMGRLKPRMNIDQAAARLNVLAPRVFEASVPLQWSVKSQQAFLKYTFVTVPAATGPSTFSRFRTQYERPLEILMFLVGLVLLIACANIASLMLARSAARQKEIAVRLSLGASRGRMIRQMLTESVVLSGAGAILGILFARWGSFLLVHMVSTAQNRIFLNLSPDGRVLGFTIGVVILTGLLFGAMPAFSATRVSIASATREGQGHDKALRSRFRSTRWVIGVQVALSLVLLVGTGLFAGTFRNLLALDPGFDRNNVLITTMNVHNAGIQAGARAAFYQQVLDRLKSLPGVVSASQSFFAPISGAEWNQNIQIDGHQPPAGQEPLVHLNSIAPGYFATVRSPLLAGRDIDSRDVATTPHVAVVNETMAHSFFPGVSCIGEYFRISGGGPASSQPLQIVGIVKDAKYHSLREDFLPFAYIPLAQMGSVSEDASYEIRTVSHEVSLIPAVRVAIAELNKAASLQFTTLAQQVDDTLTQERLLAVLSGFFGGLALLLTAIGLYGVMAYAVTRRTHEIGIRMALGARRGSVLRLVMLEVAALLGAGVAAGFLGAYWISRFVQQLLFGVNGHDAWTLALAVAALVTAAAAAGYFPARRAMRVNPLSALRCE from the coding sequence ATGAGTCGGTTGAAGCAGCTGTTGGGGCGCCGCCGCATCTATAACGATCTTGCCGACGAAATTCGGTCGCACCTGGATGAGAGAATTGAGGAGCTGGTCGCGGACGGCATGCCCAGGAAAGAAGCCGGTGCTGCTGCGCGCCGGGAGTTCGGGAATGTCACATTGATCGAGGAGCGCGGCCGGGAGGTCTGGCAGTGGCCGTCGATCGAAAGTTTCTTCGCTGACGTACGCTTCGCCATCCGCCTTCTGAGGAAAACTCCGGCCATCACCGCAGTCGCGCTGCTGTCCCTTGCGCTCGGCATCGGCGCCAATACCGCCGTCTTCAGCTTGATGAATGCCGTGATGCTGCGCATGCTTCCCGTCCGGAATCCCGAGGAGTTGGTTCAGCTCCAATTCCAGTCTCCACTCAGCCCCAACCCGCGGGTCAGCTACACCAATCCCATCTTTGAACAGTTGCGGGAGCGGCAGGATGTGTTCTCCGGTCTCATCGCCTGGTCTCCGCAGAGATTCGACCTTACGGATGGCGGCGTAGCCGACTATGTTCGCGGGATGTACGCCGGCGGTGGTTATTTTCAGACGCTTGGAGTTCAGCCTGCATCGGGACGCCTCTTCACTCCCTCGGATGATCGCCGGGGTTGCAGCGGCGCGGCTGTGCTCGGCTACGACTTCTGGCAGCAGCATTTCGCCGGATCGGAAGGTGCGATCGGAAGCATGCTTCGGCTCAATAGCCACGAGTTTCCGGTGATCGGCGTGGCGCAGGCGGGATTTTTCGGCACCGATATCGGCAGCAGATTTGACGTCGCGCTGCCGGTATGCTCGGAAGCCATCATGCGGGGGAAAAACTCTCTTCTCGACGAACGCGCAGGCTGGTGGCTGCTGGTAATGGGCCGGCTCAAGCCGCGAATGAACATTGACCAGGCCGCCGCACGGCTGAACGTTCTCGCGCCCCGGGTTTTCGAAGCCTCCGTCCCGTTACAATGGTCGGTCAAATCTCAGCAGGCATTTCTCAAGTACACATTTGTCACGGTCCCGGCTGCCACGGGTCCCTCCACATTTTCCAGATTTCGCACCCAGTATGAGCGGCCGCTCGAGATCCTGATGTTCCTGGTCGGGTTGGTGCTGCTCATTGCCTGCGCCAATATTGCCAGCCTGATGCTGGCCCGCTCGGCCGCGCGCCAGAAGGAGATTGCGGTGCGCTTGTCGCTCGGTGCGTCGCGAGGCAGGATGATTCGTCAGATGCTTACCGAAAGCGTTGTGCTATCGGGCGCGGGCGCCATCCTCGGAATTCTCTTTGCACGCTGGGGCAGTTTCCTTTTGGTACACATGGTCTCGACGGCTCAGAACAGGATCTTCCTCAATCTCTCGCCGGACGGCCGCGTACTGGGTTTCACGATTGGGGTTGTCATCCTCACTGGGCTGCTGTTCGGCGCCATGCCTGCGTTCAGCGCCACGCGTGTTTCGATCGCATCGGCAACCAGGGAAGGTCAGGGGCACGACAAGGCTCTGCGTTCGCGGTTCCGTTCCACCCGTTGGGTGATTGGCGTCCAGGTGGCTCTCTCGCTCGTTCTGCTGGTCGGAACGGGGCTGTTCGCAGGCACCTTCAGGAATCTGCTTGCGCTCGACCCCGGTTTTGACCGCAATAATGTCCTGATCACAACCATGAATGTTCATAATGCCGGCATTCAGGCCGGGGCGCGCGCTGCCTTTTACCAACAAGTCCTTGACAGGCTGAAATCGCTGCCCGGTGTTGTTTCCGCAAGCCAGAGCTTTTTTGCGCCGATCTCGGGGGCCGAATGGAACCAGAATATCCAGATTGACGGGCACCAGCCGCCCGCGGGCCAGGAGCCTCTCGTTCATCTCAACTCGATTGCTCCGGGATACTTTGCGACGGTACGCAGTCCCCTGCTTGCCGGCCGCGACATCGACAGCCGTGATGTCGCCACTACGCCCCACGTCGCAGTCGTAAACGAGACGATGGCACACAGCTTCTTCCCTGGCGTCAGTTGCATCGGCGAATACTTCCGGATTTCAGGGGGCGGTCCTGCTTCTTCGCAGCCGTTGCAGATTGTGGGCATTGTGAAGGATGCCAAGTACCATTCGCTGCGAGAGGATTTTCTTCCTTTCGCCTATATCCCGCTCGCCCAGATGGGCTCGGTGTCCGAGGATGCCTCTTATGAGATTCGCACCGTGTCCCATGAGGTTTCTTTGATTCCGGCGGTGCGCGTGGCAATTGCGGAGCTGAATAAGGCTGCTTCGCTGCAGTTCACCACCCTCGCGCAGCAAGTGGACGATACTCTTACGCAGGAGCGTCTTCTCGCCGTGCTCTCCGGTTTCTTTGGCGGGCTCGCACTGTTGCTGACCGCGATCGGGCTTTATGGAGTCATGGCATACGCCGTGACGCGGCGCACGCATGAGATCGGCATCCGCATGGCGCTTGGCGCCCGCCGAGGCTCGGTTCTCCGGCTCGTGATGCTGGAGGTTGCCGCCCTCCTGGGTGCCGGCGTCGCCGCAGGTTTTCTGGGGGCGTATTGGATCTCGCGCTTCGTACAGCAACTGCTCTTCGGGGTCAACGGCCATGATGCCTGGACGCTGGCGCTCGCGGTCGCTGCGCTCGTCACCGCAGCCGCTGCGGCCGGTTACTTTCCGGCACGCCGCGCGATGCGGGTCAATCCGTTGTCCGCACTGCGCTGCGAGTAA
- a CDS encoding YbjQ family protein: protein MTPAQQAEVHRSTHHLMTSTTFDIVGHTIVRNLGVVRGITVRSRSIFGTIGGSLQTLMGGNITLFTELCEKTREEAFEMMIRHAADAGATAVVGVRYDATEVLQGVTEVLCYGTAVVTEPAKI, encoded by the coding sequence ATGACGCCGGCGCAACAAGCGGAAGTTCACCGGTCCACGCACCATCTCATGACATCCACTACATTTGACATCGTGGGCCACACGATCGTCAGAAATCTTGGCGTCGTTCGAGGAATCACGGTGCGTTCGCGGTCCATCTTTGGGACGATCGGGGGATCGCTGCAGACGCTGATGGGCGGCAACATCACCCTGTTCACCGAGCTCTGCGAAAAGACGCGGGAAGAAGCCTTTGAAATGATGATCCGCCATGCGGCTGATGCCGGCGCAACGGCCGTCGTGGGCGTGAGGTACGACGCGACCGAGGTGCTCCAGGGCGTGACCGAAGTCCTCTGTTACGGGACCGCTGTAGTCACCGAGCCCGCCAAGATCTAA
- a CDS encoding PadR family transcriptional regulator, which yields MMILRMLKRQPLHGYALVQHIKQTSNELLQIEEGSLYPALQRLLKEDLVKAEWGVSSTNRRVRTYRLTPAGARHLEHEVSKFERMLEGITRVLARGES from the coding sequence ATGATGATCCTGCGCATGCTGAAACGGCAGCCTTTACACGGTTATGCCCTCGTCCAACACATCAAACAAACTTCCAACGAGCTGCTTCAGATCGAGGAAGGGTCGCTCTATCCGGCGCTCCAGCGCCTTCTCAAGGAAGACTTGGTGAAAGCCGAATGGGGCGTATCCTCCACGAACCGCCGCGTCCGGACCTACCGGCTTACGCCCGCAGGCGCCAGGCACCTGGAGCACGAGGTGTCGAAGTTTGAACGAATGCTCGAAGGGATTACACGCGTATTAGCCCGGGGTGAATCATGA
- a CDS encoding Ig-like domain-containing protein, giving the protein MKSMHALVVLVSVIFLPATAGTPSVFCQTKPTVVATNPPNGATGVSPDITSITITFSKAMNTSSWGGGVGLSNWLAPEGNAGTWSADQKTLTYIRRGVSPQPMNPSTNVIVYLNSNPSLLQYGLKDTEGNLLDPYVFSFTIYSQAALEEIRADPQKGFSWPYYLRTPNSVKQPAILLVEPNNTGTVNDDPAVHNLAAKNEALAWAMRMDELGCPYLIPTFPRPASHAEVYTQALDRNTLVTKLPDLERIDLQLLAMIDDARSRLAAKGINVDSKVFMMGFSASGQFTSRFVLLHPDRIQAASIGSPGFGPTVPVAQWKGITLPYQVGVADVEQLTGQKFDVAAFRQVPLQIYVGDMDTNIVPWYLPESDSTVVIIEAAFGGDGAENFWRWANFEAAYASVQSSSQFVVFPGMMHVWADWSFVKDFFERNRATPPPPPLPRPYLYALYFPHSACGDGWQTEIAITNTGEGASANGELSGFNANGGQPLEKVTLSIPPAGRKEINICGFFAQAPKIDYLSFVSDTGFVAGYTRFWQPGLRASLGATTGSRNGWFLKVEQEGWTGIAFVNVETTVATITASAVDENGKVVGSETFTLAPGKKYVAMVTQLFRADITQARYFKFGADRNLVGFTISSSADGMMLDGLPSMPQFSRYLGRQK; this is encoded by the coding sequence ATGAAAAGCATGCACGCACTCGTTGTTCTGGTAAGTGTGATATTCCTCCCGGCAACCGCCGGTACACCCTCAGTTTTTTGCCAGACAAAGCCCACCGTGGTGGCCACTAATCCACCGAACGGCGCGACCGGCGTAAGTCCCGACATCACATCCATTACTATAACCTTCAGCAAGGCGATGAACACAAGTAGTTGGGGCGGCGGTGTCGGACTGTCGAACTGGCTCGCTCCGGAAGGCAATGCCGGCACGTGGTCCGCAGACCAAAAAACACTCACGTACATCAGACGTGGCGTGTCTCCGCAGCCAATGAATCCCAGCACCAACGTGATCGTTTACCTGAACTCCAATCCGAGTTTATTACAGTATGGCCTGAAGGATACGGAAGGCAATCTGCTCGATCCGTACGTCTTTTCATTCACAATCTATTCTCAGGCAGCATTGGAAGAGATTCGCGCCGATCCCCAAAAGGGATTTTCGTGGCCGTACTACCTAAGGACACCAAACTCGGTCAAGCAGCCGGCCATCCTTCTGGTCGAGCCCAACAACACTGGAACGGTCAACGATGATCCTGCCGTGCACAATCTGGCGGCCAAGAATGAGGCGCTCGCCTGGGCGATGCGAATGGATGAGCTCGGATGTCCCTATCTGATCCCGACCTTTCCCCGCCCTGCATCGCATGCAGAGGTCTATACCCAGGCCTTGGACAGAAACACCCTGGTGACGAAGCTACCCGACCTCGAACGCATCGATCTCCAACTGCTCGCGATGATCGATGACGCGCGCTCGCGGTTAGCCGCAAAAGGGATTAACGTAGATTCGAAGGTGTTCATGATGGGATTTTCCGCGTCCGGCCAATTCACCAGCCGCTTCGTCCTGCTGCACCCGGATCGGATCCAAGCCGCGTCGATCGGATCTCCCGGATTTGGTCCGACCGTCCCGGTGGCACAATGGAAGGGGATCACCCTTCCGTACCAGGTCGGGGTCGCCGACGTCGAACAACTCACCGGCCAGAAGTTCGACGTTGCGGCTTTCCGGCAGGTCCCGCTTCAAATATACGTCGGCGACATGGACACGAATATCGTCCCCTGGTACTTGCCGGAGAGCGATTCCACTGTGGTGATTATTGAAGCGGCGTTCGGAGGTGATGGCGCCGAAAATTTCTGGCGTTGGGCAAATTTCGAGGCCGCCTATGCCTCGGTTCAATCCTCCAGCCAGTTCGTCGTTTTTCCCGGGATGATGCACGTATGGGCAGACTGGTCATTTGTGAAGGACTTCTTCGAGAGAAACCGGGCAACGCCACCGCCGCCTCCCCTCCCCAGACCCTATCTGTATGCGCTCTATTTCCCGCATTCAGCGTGCGGAGACGGATGGCAGACTGAAATCGCCATCACAAACACGGGAGAAGGGGCAAGCGCAAACGGCGAGCTGAGCGGCTTCAACGCCAACGGGGGCCAGCCTCTGGAAAAAGTCACGCTCTCGATCCCTCCGGCCGGGCGCAAAGAGATCAACATCTGCGGTTTCTTTGCGCAGGCCCCGAAGATCGACTACCTGTCGTTTGTCAGTGATACCGGATTCGTTGCCGGCTATACCCGGTTTTGGCAGCCGGGCCTGCGGGCCTCTCTGGGGGCGACGACGGGCAGCAGGAACGGGTGGTTCTTGAAGGTGGAACAGGAAGGCTGGACTGGGATCGCTTTCGTCAATGTGGAAACCACGGTCGCCACCATCACGGCGAGCGCCGTCGACGAAAACGGGAAGGTAGTCGGATCCGAAACTTTTACTTTGGCTCCCGGGAAAAAGTATGTCGCGATGGTGACTCAGCTCTTCCGTGCCGACATAACCCAAGCCAGATATTTCAAGTTCGGAGCCGACCGGAATCTGGTCGGTTTCACCATCAGCAGCTCGGCCGACGGTATGATGCTCGATGGGCTCCCTTCCATGCCGCAGTTTTCACGCTATCTCGGACGGCAGAAATGA